Sequence from the Nocardia cyriacigeorgica GUH-2 genome:
CCTCGATAACCCGGTCGGCGGGGACCGCCTCGGCCCGGGCTCGGTGCAGCGCGGCGAGCGCCATCGCGGCTGCTGTCGGCGCGGGTTCATCGGCCCGCGCGAGCATTCCGGCCAGCGCTTCGTACCCGTGCAGCGCCGTGAGTGTGGTGCGTGCGTTGTCCAGGATGGCGAGTAGTTGAGCGCGGCTCAGCTCCGTCAGCGGCGGCACCTCCGCCAAGTCGGCATCCACCCGTTCGCAGATGCGGCGCGCGAGCCCTGGCATCGCGGCCGCCAGCCGGCCCACCCGCATGGCCGCGCCGAGTTTGCGTGCACCCGGGCGTGGGTCGAGCCGGTCGATCAGCCGGCGCCGCGGCCGGATGGCACCGAGCAGTTCCAGATCGGCGACCGCGACCCCGAGTACCGCGGTGGCGATCGGGGATTCGCGGATGCGTTGCGCGGGTGCGGCGCCGGTCAGTTCCAGGGCCACGCGCAGGCCTTCGGCCAGCGGGCTCAGCCACAGGTCCTGTTCGAGCGGGCGCAGCGGGTCGGGGAAGGTCTCGGCCAGTGGGCCGGGCCCGAGGATCGGCCCGGCGACGCGGCCGTGCAGGGTGGTGATCGGCCGGGCCTGCAACAGCCGTACGGCACCGCCGGCGTCGACCGCCCATTCGATGTCTTGCGGGCCGCCGAACATCCGCTCGGCGCGCAACGCCATCCGCACCACCTTGCGCCGCACCGCCGCGGGCAGCCCGGGCGCATCCTGCGCGACGACCCGGCGCACCCGGCCCGATCGCGTGAGCAGCGCCGTCCACCCGTCCTCGGTGCCGCTGACCACCGCGTCCGGGCCGCCGCGCACCGCGGTGATCATCATCCGATCGGTGCGCCCGGTGACGGGGTCGGCGGTGAACATCACCCCACCCCAGCTCGCCGCCAGAAACGGCTGCACCAGCACCGCCATCGCCGCCTCGGCGCCGTCACCGGCTGCGGGTGCGGCAGCGGAGGCCAGCACCCGGTCGACGGCGTCGCGGAAATGCGTCCAGCCGCGCACGCCGAGCACCGAGGTGAACATCCCGGCCATGGACTGTTCGGCGCCGTCCTCGGCGACCGAGGAGGACCGCACCACCAGCGGACGCTCGCCGCCACCGGAGAGCTTGCGCCACAACAGTTCCGGAGGATGCTCGGCCTCCGACCACGCGGTGGTGAGCACGAATCCGTCGAGCACGGGCAGTCCCATGGCCGCGGCCTCGGCGAGAGCGGCGGCCTTGGCGCCGGTGAGGCCGGCGTCGCGGGCGCGTGGATCGGCGAGTGTGACGATGCCCGGACGGGTCGGGACGGTGATGACGGTCATCGGAGGCACCCTTCGAGGGGGAAACGACGTTGTTTCGATCAATCCGATCCGGCGCGCTCAGTCCAGCCAGAGATCGGGTTCCG
This genomic interval carries:
- a CDS encoding PEP/pyruvate-binding domain-containing protein translates to MTVITVPTRPGIVTLADPRARDAGLTGAKAAALAEAAAMGLPVLDGFVLTTAWSEAEHPPELLWRKLSGGGERPLVVRSSSVAEDGAEQSMAGMFTSVLGVRGWTHFRDAVDRVLASAAAPAAGDGAEAAMAVLVQPFLAASWGGVMFTADPVTGRTDRMMITAVRGGPDAVVSGTEDGWTALLTRSGRVRRVVAQDAPGLPAAVRRKVVRMALRAERMFGGPQDIEWAVDAGGAVRLLQARPITTLHGRVAGPILGPGPLAETFPDPLRPLEQDLWLSPLAEGLRVALELTGAAPAQRIRESPIATAVLGVAVADLELLGAIRPRRRLIDRLDPRPGARKLGAAMRVGRLAAAMPGLARRICERVDADLAEVPPLTELSRAQLLAILDNARTTLTALHGYEALAGMLARADEPAPTAAAMALAALHRARAEAVPADRVIEEFPVVLALTPPRIGEPAEPPDAEGADLPPGDHPVGELPLAREALRLRTRWVQELGARTAWELGARLTADGVVDSAASIALLSLDEVVAAVRGHRLSLPTISRPLPESDVDRRRTATDETGSPTDAAVHLPARFRLAEDGWPVPVGERAGTSDGGVGAGGGSGRGVVHIGENPPPGSVLVVRHLDPRLAVVVPRLAGLIAETGSPLSHVAILAREQGVAVVVGYPDATRRLPDGAVVELDGRTGAVRVNGDAEVRR